In the Wyeomyia smithii strain HCP4-BCI-WySm-NY-G18 chromosome 2, ASM2978416v1, whole genome shotgun sequence genome, one interval contains:
- the LOC129722880 gene encoding mitogen-activated protein kinase kinase kinase kinase 3 isoform X2, which produces MSHATSLLSSGISRRNPEDEYELIHKIGSGTYGDVYKAKKLQSNELAAIKVIKLEPGDDIQIIQQEIVMMRDCRHPNIISYYGSYLRHDKLWICMEYCGGGSLQDIYQVTGPLTEVQIAYMCRETLLGLSYLHSMGKIHRDIKGANILLTEKGDVKLADFGVSAQITATINKRRSFIGTPYWMAPEVAAVERKGGYNHLCDIWACGITAIELAELQPPMFDLHPMRALFLMSKSGFKPPSLKDKDRWSTNFHSFLKVALTKNPKKRPTAERLLQHAFFQSEMSIRLALELLQKYHSPHQSYFFHDVEEEVSVPIGPQRITSKLQSPSPVYLCKTSLERERSSSPETLPSDMSLLHYIDEELKLRRTLPLPNIPNDSLGAGDGECSCPGDSYDNNGRDDSTLSYADIDNLNARFEKLNSNGTGEEETQGKRRSMDQLTGLFTDLEKSSRQRSLSDGDGGNENETQPDLLNNTPPVPPKRSHRSRRHTPPRPASNGLPPTPKVHMGACFSKVFNDCPLHIHCTASWIHPDTRDQHLLIGAEEGIFNLNMNELHDAAIEQLYPRRTVWLYVIKDILMSLSGKTSQLYRHDLMALHSKQTHRFSLHMKKIPEKLVPRKFALTTKVPDTKGCTQCCVTRNPYNGYKYLCGSLQSGIFLMQWYDPLNKFMLLKQCDWPSGNLQYYGVNSNVFEMIITPELEYPIVCVNVRRGSNNSLKLDLINTNNSSSWFNTNAEEMDGMATVINRRDTLRPIKVHQIERDAILVCYDNIVQIVDVLGCPKQSKKYICRLEFSFNVDNIVCLTDSVLAFHKNGMQGRSLKNGEITQEITDVSRIYELIGSDNRIVMLQSRIMRSETMESSSEEGHDLYVVAGHEASY; this is translated from the exons GCAAAAAAGCTCCAGTCGAACGAACTAGCAGCTATCAAGGTGATCAAGCTCGAGCCGGGCGATGACATCCAGATCATCCAGCAGGAGATTGTTATGATGCGCGACTGTCGCCATCCGAACATCATCTCCTACTACGGTTCGTACCTTCGGCATGACAAACTGTGGATTTGCATGGAGTACTGCGGGGGTGGCAGCCTGCAGGATATCTACCAAGTCACTGGGCCGCTAACCGAGGTGCAGATTGCGTACATGTGCCGGGAAACGTTACTCGGGCTGTCCTATCTGCACTCGATGGGCAAAATCCATCGAGACATCAAGGGAGCAAACATTCTGCTGACGGAGAAGGGCGACGTCAAGCTGGCGGATTTCGGTGTTTCTGCGCAGATCACGGCAACTATCAACAAACGACGGAGCTTCATCG GTACACCGTATTGGATGGCTCCGGAAGTAGCTGCTGTGGAACGAAAAGGCGGCTACAATCATTTGTGTGATATTTGGGCTTGCGGTATTACTGCCATTG AGTTGGCCGAACTGCAGCCGCCGATGTTCGATCTGCATCCAATGCGGGCGCTTTTCCTAATGTCCAAGAGTGGTTTCAAACCACCCAGTCTGAAGGACAAGGACCGCTGGAGTACCAATTTTCACTCGTTTCTTAAGGTGGCGCTAACGAAGAATCCGAAGAAACGACCGACAGCCGAACGATTGCTGCAGCATGCCTTCTTTCAGTCGGAGATGTCGATCCGGCTGGCGCTGGAGCTGCTGCAGAAATATCACAGTCCACATCAGAGCTACTTCTTCCACGATGTCGAAGAGGAAGTT TCTGTTCCGATTGGACCGCAGAGAATCACGAGCAAGCTGCAGTCGCCTAGTCCGGTTTATTTATGTA AAACATCGTTGGAACGAGAACGCTCATCTAGTCCTGAAACATTACCAAGTGATAT GAGTCTATTGCATTATATAGACGAGGAGTTGAAGTTAAG GCGAACGCTGCCATTACCCAACATACCGAACGATTCGTTGGGGGCCGGTGATGGGGAGTGTTCTTGTCCTGGTGACAGCTATGACAATAACGGCCGGGATGATTCGACGCTCAGTTATGCGGATATCGATAATCTGAATGCGCGCTTTGAAAAGTTAAATTCG AACGGAACAGGGGAGGAGGAAACGCAGGGCAAACGGCGATCTATGGATCAGTTGACGGGTTTGTTTACCGATTTGGAAAAGTCTTCCAGGCAGCGAAGTTTGAGCGACGGTGATGGAGGCAATGAAAACG AAACCCAACCAGACCTGCTGAATAATACCCCACCGGTACCACCAAAGCGGAGTCATCGCAGTCGACGTCACACACCTCCTCGGCCAGCATCGAACGGGTTGCCGCCGACACCGAAAGTTCACATGGGTGCCTGCTTCTCCAAGGTCTTCAATGACTGCCCGTTGCACATTCACTGTACCGCCTCGTGGATTCACCCGGACACACGGGACCAACACCTGCTGATCGGGGCCGAGGAGGGCATTTTCAATCTGAACATGAACGAACTGCACGACGCCGCTATCGAGCAGCTCTATCCACGTCGAACCGTGTGGCTGTACGTGATCAAGGACATCTTGATGTCGCTGTCGGGAAAAACCTCGCAACTGTACCGGCACGACCTGATGGCGCTACATTCCAAGCAAACGCACCGATTTTCGCTACACATGAAAAAGATTCCGGAGAAGCTGGTGCCGCGCAAATTCGCCCTCACAACCAAGGTGCCGGACACCAAGGGTTGTACGCAGTGCTGCGTCACACGGAACCCGTACAACGGGTACAAGTACCTGTGCGGTTCgctgcagagtggcatttttctgATGCAATG gTACGACCCATTGAACAAGTTTATGCTCCTGAAGCAGTGCGATTGGCCATCCGGAAATCTGCAATACTACGGGGTAAACTCGAATGtatttgaaatgataatcacCCCCGAGCTGGAGTATCCGATTGTTTGTGTGAACGTGCGGAGAGGGTCGAACAATAGCCTGAAGTTAGATTTGATCAACACCAATAACT CATCAAGCTGGTTCAACACCAACGCGGAAGAAATGGATGGTATGGCCACTGTTATCAACAGGCGAGACACGCTACGACCAATTAAAGTGCACCAG ATTGAGAGGGACGCAATTTTGGTATGCTACGATAACATCGTACAGATAGTGGATGTTCTTGGTTGTCCAAAGCAGAGTAAAAAGTATATTTGTCGTTTGGAGTTTAGTTTCAACGTTGATAATATCG tttgctTGACCGACAGTGTACTAGCGTTTCACAAAAACGGTATGCAGGGCAGATCCCTTAAAAACGGAGAGATTACCCAAGAGATTACCGATGTCAGTCGGATTTACGAGCTGATTGGAAGTGACAA CCGTATCGTGATGCTGCAGAGTCGCATCATGCGGTCCGAAACGATGGAAAGCTCCAGCGAGGAGGGCCATGACCTGTACGTAGTAGCCGGACACGAGGCCAGCTATTAA
- the LOC129722880 gene encoding mitogen-activated protein kinase kinase kinase kinase 3 isoform X3 produces the protein MSHATSLLSSGISRRNPEDEYELIHKIGSGTYGDVYKAKKLQSNELAAIKVIKLEPGDDIQIIQQEIVMMRDCRHPNIISYYGSYLRHDKLWICMEYCGGGSLQDIYQVTGPLTEVQIAYMCRETLLGLSYLHSMGKIHRDIKGANILLTEKGDVKLADFGVSAQITATINKRRSFIGTPYWMAPEVAAVERKGGYNHLCDIWACGITAIELAELQPPMFDLHPMRALFLMSKSGFKPPSLKDKDRWSTNFHSFLKVALTKNPKKRPTAERLLQHAFFQSEMSIRLALELLQKYHSPHQSYFFHDVEEEVSVPIGPQRITSKLQSPSPVYLCKTSLERERSSSPETLPSDMRTLPLPNIPNDSLGAGDGECSCPGDSYDNNGRDDSTLSYADIDNLNARFEKLNSQNGTGEEETQGKRRSMDQLTGLFTDLEKSSRQRSLSDGDGGNENETQPDLLNNTPPVPPKRSHRSRRHTPPRPASNGLPPTPKVHMGACFSKVFNDCPLHIHCTASWIHPDTRDQHLLIGAEEGIFNLNMNELHDAAIEQLYPRRTVWLYVIKDILMSLSGKTSQLYRHDLMALHSKQTHRFSLHMKKIPEKLVPRKFALTTKVPDTKGCTQCCVTRNPYNGYKYLCGSLQSGIFLMQWYDPLNKFMLLKQCDWPSGNLQYYGVNSNVFEMIITPELEYPIVCVNVRRGSNNSLKLDLINTNNSSSWFNTNAEEMDGMATVINRRDTLRPIKVHQIERDAILVCYDNIVQIVDVLGCPKQSKKYICRLEFSFNVDNIVCLTDSVLAFHKNGMQGRSLKNGEITQEITDVSRIYELIGSDNRIVMLQSRIMRSETMESSSEEGHDLYVVAGHEASY, from the exons GCAAAAAAGCTCCAGTCGAACGAACTAGCAGCTATCAAGGTGATCAAGCTCGAGCCGGGCGATGACATCCAGATCATCCAGCAGGAGATTGTTATGATGCGCGACTGTCGCCATCCGAACATCATCTCCTACTACGGTTCGTACCTTCGGCATGACAAACTGTGGATTTGCATGGAGTACTGCGGGGGTGGCAGCCTGCAGGATATCTACCAAGTCACTGGGCCGCTAACCGAGGTGCAGATTGCGTACATGTGCCGGGAAACGTTACTCGGGCTGTCCTATCTGCACTCGATGGGCAAAATCCATCGAGACATCAAGGGAGCAAACATTCTGCTGACGGAGAAGGGCGACGTCAAGCTGGCGGATTTCGGTGTTTCTGCGCAGATCACGGCAACTATCAACAAACGACGGAGCTTCATCG GTACACCGTATTGGATGGCTCCGGAAGTAGCTGCTGTGGAACGAAAAGGCGGCTACAATCATTTGTGTGATATTTGGGCTTGCGGTATTACTGCCATTG AGTTGGCCGAACTGCAGCCGCCGATGTTCGATCTGCATCCAATGCGGGCGCTTTTCCTAATGTCCAAGAGTGGTTTCAAACCACCCAGTCTGAAGGACAAGGACCGCTGGAGTACCAATTTTCACTCGTTTCTTAAGGTGGCGCTAACGAAGAATCCGAAGAAACGACCGACAGCCGAACGATTGCTGCAGCATGCCTTCTTTCAGTCGGAGATGTCGATCCGGCTGGCGCTGGAGCTGCTGCAGAAATATCACAGTCCACATCAGAGCTACTTCTTCCACGATGTCGAAGAGGAAGTT TCTGTTCCGATTGGACCGCAGAGAATCACGAGCAAGCTGCAGTCGCCTAGTCCGGTTTATTTATGTA AAACATCGTTGGAACGAGAACGCTCATCTAGTCCTGAAACATTACCAAGTGATAT GCGAACGCTGCCATTACCCAACATACCGAACGATTCGTTGGGGGCCGGTGATGGGGAGTGTTCTTGTCCTGGTGACAGCTATGACAATAACGGCCGGGATGATTCGACGCTCAGTTATGCGGATATCGATAATCTGAATGCGCGCTTTGAAAAGTTAAATTCG CAGAACGGAACAGGGGAGGAGGAAACGCAGGGCAAACGGCGATCTATGGATCAGTTGACGGGTTTGTTTACCGATTTGGAAAAGTCTTCCAGGCAGCGAAGTTTGAGCGACGGTGATGGAGGCAATGAAAACG AAACCCAACCAGACCTGCTGAATAATACCCCACCGGTACCACCAAAGCGGAGTCATCGCAGTCGACGTCACACACCTCCTCGGCCAGCATCGAACGGGTTGCCGCCGACACCGAAAGTTCACATGGGTGCCTGCTTCTCCAAGGTCTTCAATGACTGCCCGTTGCACATTCACTGTACCGCCTCGTGGATTCACCCGGACACACGGGACCAACACCTGCTGATCGGGGCCGAGGAGGGCATTTTCAATCTGAACATGAACGAACTGCACGACGCCGCTATCGAGCAGCTCTATCCACGTCGAACCGTGTGGCTGTACGTGATCAAGGACATCTTGATGTCGCTGTCGGGAAAAACCTCGCAACTGTACCGGCACGACCTGATGGCGCTACATTCCAAGCAAACGCACCGATTTTCGCTACACATGAAAAAGATTCCGGAGAAGCTGGTGCCGCGCAAATTCGCCCTCACAACCAAGGTGCCGGACACCAAGGGTTGTACGCAGTGCTGCGTCACACGGAACCCGTACAACGGGTACAAGTACCTGTGCGGTTCgctgcagagtggcatttttctgATGCAATG gTACGACCCATTGAACAAGTTTATGCTCCTGAAGCAGTGCGATTGGCCATCCGGAAATCTGCAATACTACGGGGTAAACTCGAATGtatttgaaatgataatcacCCCCGAGCTGGAGTATCCGATTGTTTGTGTGAACGTGCGGAGAGGGTCGAACAATAGCCTGAAGTTAGATTTGATCAACACCAATAACT CATCAAGCTGGTTCAACACCAACGCGGAAGAAATGGATGGTATGGCCACTGTTATCAACAGGCGAGACACGCTACGACCAATTAAAGTGCACCAG ATTGAGAGGGACGCAATTTTGGTATGCTACGATAACATCGTACAGATAGTGGATGTTCTTGGTTGTCCAAAGCAGAGTAAAAAGTATATTTGTCGTTTGGAGTTTAGTTTCAACGTTGATAATATCG tttgctTGACCGACAGTGTACTAGCGTTTCACAAAAACGGTATGCAGGGCAGATCCCTTAAAAACGGAGAGATTACCCAAGAGATTACCGATGTCAGTCGGATTTACGAGCTGATTGGAAGTGACAA CCGTATCGTGATGCTGCAGAGTCGCATCATGCGGTCCGAAACGATGGAAAGCTCCAGCGAGGAGGGCCATGACCTGTACGTAGTAGCCGGACACGAGGCCAGCTATTAA
- the LOC129722880 gene encoding mitogen-activated protein kinase kinase kinase kinase 3 isoform X1 encodes MSHATSLLSSGISRRNPEDEYELIHKIGSGTYGDVYKAKKLQSNELAAIKVIKLEPGDDIQIIQQEIVMMRDCRHPNIISYYGSYLRHDKLWICMEYCGGGSLQDIYQVTGPLTEVQIAYMCRETLLGLSYLHSMGKIHRDIKGANILLTEKGDVKLADFGVSAQITATINKRRSFIGTPYWMAPEVAAVERKGGYNHLCDIWACGITAIELAELQPPMFDLHPMRALFLMSKSGFKPPSLKDKDRWSTNFHSFLKVALTKNPKKRPTAERLLQHAFFQSEMSIRLALELLQKYHSPHQSYFFHDVEEEVSVPIGPQRITSKLQSPSPVYLCKTSLERERSSSPETLPSDMSLLHYIDEELKLRRTLPLPNIPNDSLGAGDGECSCPGDSYDNNGRDDSTLSYADIDNLNARFEKLNSQNGTGEEETQGKRRSMDQLTGLFTDLEKSSRQRSLSDGDGGNENETQPDLLNNTPPVPPKRSHRSRRHTPPRPASNGLPPTPKVHMGACFSKVFNDCPLHIHCTASWIHPDTRDQHLLIGAEEGIFNLNMNELHDAAIEQLYPRRTVWLYVIKDILMSLSGKTSQLYRHDLMALHSKQTHRFSLHMKKIPEKLVPRKFALTTKVPDTKGCTQCCVTRNPYNGYKYLCGSLQSGIFLMQWYDPLNKFMLLKQCDWPSGNLQYYGVNSNVFEMIITPELEYPIVCVNVRRGSNNSLKLDLINTNNSSSWFNTNAEEMDGMATVINRRDTLRPIKVHQIERDAILVCYDNIVQIVDVLGCPKQSKKYICRLEFSFNVDNIVCLTDSVLAFHKNGMQGRSLKNGEITQEITDVSRIYELIGSDNRIVMLQSRIMRSETMESSSEEGHDLYVVAGHEASY; translated from the exons GCAAAAAAGCTCCAGTCGAACGAACTAGCAGCTATCAAGGTGATCAAGCTCGAGCCGGGCGATGACATCCAGATCATCCAGCAGGAGATTGTTATGATGCGCGACTGTCGCCATCCGAACATCATCTCCTACTACGGTTCGTACCTTCGGCATGACAAACTGTGGATTTGCATGGAGTACTGCGGGGGTGGCAGCCTGCAGGATATCTACCAAGTCACTGGGCCGCTAACCGAGGTGCAGATTGCGTACATGTGCCGGGAAACGTTACTCGGGCTGTCCTATCTGCACTCGATGGGCAAAATCCATCGAGACATCAAGGGAGCAAACATTCTGCTGACGGAGAAGGGCGACGTCAAGCTGGCGGATTTCGGTGTTTCTGCGCAGATCACGGCAACTATCAACAAACGACGGAGCTTCATCG GTACACCGTATTGGATGGCTCCGGAAGTAGCTGCTGTGGAACGAAAAGGCGGCTACAATCATTTGTGTGATATTTGGGCTTGCGGTATTACTGCCATTG AGTTGGCCGAACTGCAGCCGCCGATGTTCGATCTGCATCCAATGCGGGCGCTTTTCCTAATGTCCAAGAGTGGTTTCAAACCACCCAGTCTGAAGGACAAGGACCGCTGGAGTACCAATTTTCACTCGTTTCTTAAGGTGGCGCTAACGAAGAATCCGAAGAAACGACCGACAGCCGAACGATTGCTGCAGCATGCCTTCTTTCAGTCGGAGATGTCGATCCGGCTGGCGCTGGAGCTGCTGCAGAAATATCACAGTCCACATCAGAGCTACTTCTTCCACGATGTCGAAGAGGAAGTT TCTGTTCCGATTGGACCGCAGAGAATCACGAGCAAGCTGCAGTCGCCTAGTCCGGTTTATTTATGTA AAACATCGTTGGAACGAGAACGCTCATCTAGTCCTGAAACATTACCAAGTGATAT GAGTCTATTGCATTATATAGACGAGGAGTTGAAGTTAAG GCGAACGCTGCCATTACCCAACATACCGAACGATTCGTTGGGGGCCGGTGATGGGGAGTGTTCTTGTCCTGGTGACAGCTATGACAATAACGGCCGGGATGATTCGACGCTCAGTTATGCGGATATCGATAATCTGAATGCGCGCTTTGAAAAGTTAAATTCG CAGAACGGAACAGGGGAGGAGGAAACGCAGGGCAAACGGCGATCTATGGATCAGTTGACGGGTTTGTTTACCGATTTGGAAAAGTCTTCCAGGCAGCGAAGTTTGAGCGACGGTGATGGAGGCAATGAAAACG AAACCCAACCAGACCTGCTGAATAATACCCCACCGGTACCACCAAAGCGGAGTCATCGCAGTCGACGTCACACACCTCCTCGGCCAGCATCGAACGGGTTGCCGCCGACACCGAAAGTTCACATGGGTGCCTGCTTCTCCAAGGTCTTCAATGACTGCCCGTTGCACATTCACTGTACCGCCTCGTGGATTCACCCGGACACACGGGACCAACACCTGCTGATCGGGGCCGAGGAGGGCATTTTCAATCTGAACATGAACGAACTGCACGACGCCGCTATCGAGCAGCTCTATCCACGTCGAACCGTGTGGCTGTACGTGATCAAGGACATCTTGATGTCGCTGTCGGGAAAAACCTCGCAACTGTACCGGCACGACCTGATGGCGCTACATTCCAAGCAAACGCACCGATTTTCGCTACACATGAAAAAGATTCCGGAGAAGCTGGTGCCGCGCAAATTCGCCCTCACAACCAAGGTGCCGGACACCAAGGGTTGTACGCAGTGCTGCGTCACACGGAACCCGTACAACGGGTACAAGTACCTGTGCGGTTCgctgcagagtggcatttttctgATGCAATG gTACGACCCATTGAACAAGTTTATGCTCCTGAAGCAGTGCGATTGGCCATCCGGAAATCTGCAATACTACGGGGTAAACTCGAATGtatttgaaatgataatcacCCCCGAGCTGGAGTATCCGATTGTTTGTGTGAACGTGCGGAGAGGGTCGAACAATAGCCTGAAGTTAGATTTGATCAACACCAATAACT CATCAAGCTGGTTCAACACCAACGCGGAAGAAATGGATGGTATGGCCACTGTTATCAACAGGCGAGACACGCTACGACCAATTAAAGTGCACCAG ATTGAGAGGGACGCAATTTTGGTATGCTACGATAACATCGTACAGATAGTGGATGTTCTTGGTTGTCCAAAGCAGAGTAAAAAGTATATTTGTCGTTTGGAGTTTAGTTTCAACGTTGATAATATCG tttgctTGACCGACAGTGTACTAGCGTTTCACAAAAACGGTATGCAGGGCAGATCCCTTAAAAACGGAGAGATTACCCAAGAGATTACCGATGTCAGTCGGATTTACGAGCTGATTGGAAGTGACAA CCGTATCGTGATGCTGCAGAGTCGCATCATGCGGTCCGAAACGATGGAAAGCTCCAGCGAGGAGGGCCATGACCTGTACGTAGTAGCCGGACACGAGGCCAGCTATTAA